In Myxococcales bacterium, the genomic window AATTTCGTCACAGCGGCCTGGCACGGGTAGCGCTCGATCAGATGGGTAAACCACTGCGCGCGCTTGCTCTTCATGTACTTCTCGGCCTCCGGCAAGTACAGGGGGAGGTAGTGCGTAAGAATGCTGTGTTGAACCCGAACCTTGTGCAGTGATATTTGGAAGTGAGTCTTCGAAAGTTCCTGGAGCTCGTTTATTCCCTGGACGAGCGGGTCGTGGTAAAGCTGCGTCACACCGGTCTTCAGCATATGGACAATGACCTGGGCATCCTTCGGGTCGTTCTTGTCCCATGAGTTGTAGAGAGCTTCTCTCGTTCGTGCTGCCGCAACTGACGAGATCAGGCGCAGCGAAAATCCCTTCTCAGCCAAAAAGAAAGCAAGGGGCCGGTGATAGTTGCCCGTGGCCTCAAATCCGATGACAGGTCGCTCGTCAAGATCACCGAGAAACTTCGCAAAGCGGCGGTAGTCCTCGAGCTGGTTCGCAACTTTGAAGTGCTGCCTCCGACGCCCCGGTTGCTCGATCAGGACATCGTTGAATTTCTTGGCGATATCGATACCTACCCAGGTTGCTTGATCCGTGGTACATCGAATCGTGGTCATGGCTGGTCCTCCGGAGTCAGGGTTGAGGTGTGCACTTCAAGCCTACGAAAGTGCGACCAGTCATGGCTCATTCGTGATGTACTACGGTCCAGCGTATCTCTCGGGAGAGCTCCGCGACTACCTGGACGAGCGGAAGATGACGCACACCCGCGGTGCTCCATACCATCCTCAAACTCAGGGCAAGATCGAACGTTGGCACCGGACAATGAAGAACGTGGTCAAGCTGGAGCACTACTATTTTCCAGGGGA contains:
- a CDS encoding transposase, which encodes MRCALQAYESATSHGSFVMYYGPAYLSGELRDYLDERKMTHTRGAPYHPQTQGKIERWHRTMKNVVKLEHYYFPGELKEALRDFVAYYNNERYHEALDNVTPADVYFGRKYRIITEREKIKKR